The proteins below are encoded in one region of Streptomyces roseirectus:
- a CDS encoding S1 family peptidase: MSALHRARKAAVALTATAAAAATLSLGTPSASAAPQPIVGGTTTTTTSYPFMMQITDASQNQFCGGTLVAPTKVVTAAHCVVDETASSVRVVGGRTYLNGTNGTVSRVGDIWIHPDYTDVTNGDDVAVLTLSTSMPYTTAPYVSSAQTNVYAAGTTARILGWGTTSENGSSSNQLRTATVPVVSDSGCGSAYGSDFVRSDMVCAGYTSGGTDSCQGDSGGPLLIGGVLAGITSWGEGCAKAGYPGVYTRLTTFSSLVTSEVNS, from the coding sequence GTGTCCGCGCTCCACCGTGCGAGAAAGGCCGCCGTAGCCCTGACGGCGACCGCCGCAGCGGCAGCCACCCTGTCGCTCGGCACCCCGTCGGCATCGGCAGCACCCCAGCCGATCGTCGGCGGCACGACGACCACCACGACGTCGTATCCGTTCATGATGCAGATCACGGACGCCTCGCAGAATCAATTCTGCGGTGGCACCCTCGTCGCCCCGACGAAGGTCGTGACCGCCGCGCACTGCGTGGTCGACGAGACCGCGAGCAGCGTCCGGGTGGTCGGCGGCCGGACGTATCTGAACGGCACGAACGGCACCGTGAGCCGGGTCGGCGACATCTGGATCCACCCCGACTACACCGACGTCACCAACGGCGATGACGTGGCGGTCCTCACCCTGTCCACCTCGATGCCGTACACCACGGCCCCGTACGTCTCCTCCGCCCAGACGAACGTGTACGCGGCCGGCACCACCGCCCGGATTCTCGGCTGGGGCACCACGTCCGAGAACGGCAGCTCCTCCAACCAGCTGCGGACCGCGACCGTCCCGGTCGTGTCCGACTCCGGTTGCGGCAGCGCCTACGGTTCGGACTTCGTCCGGTCCGACATGGTCTGCGCCGGATACACGTCCGGCGGCACCGACTCCTGCCAGGGCGACAGCGGCGGTCCCCTGCTCATCGGGGGCGTCCTGGCAGGGATCACTTCCTGGGGAGAGGGGTGCGCGAAGGCCGGTTACCCGGGTGTCTACACCCGGCTGACCACCTTCTCGTCCCTCGTGACCTCCGAGGTCAACTCGTAG
- a CDS encoding class I SAM-dependent methyltransferase — protein sequence MQHCGRRPAPSSAERSTDCCGGCEGCREEPSPPGRPASPPATDSCSPTPPNYAACLAALGWDTLAVDWAESAVAATRDRYTDLQPRLRVRRLDFADADAVARELPPGAFHLVTMRLVLAFLPDKRAVGERVRRLLAPGGAWVVTTSLAERLVPERRGIGVSAEEVAEFTEGWGEGAWYDLGVGGVRCFVLRAG from the coding sequence ATCCAGCATTGCGGACGGCGGCCCGCTCCATCTTCGGCCGAGCGATCAACCGACTGTTGCGGGGGGTGTGAGGGGTGCCGGGAGGAACCCTCGCCGCCTGGGAGACCCGCTTCGCCGCCGGCGACGGATTCCTGCTCCCCGACCCCTCCGAACTACGCCGCCTGCCTCGCCGCTCTCGGATGGGACACCCTGGCCGTCGACTGGGCCGAATCCGCCGTCGCCGCCACCCGCGACCGGTACACGGACCTCCAACCCCGCTTGCGGGTACGGCGGTTGGACTTCGCCGACGCGGACGCGGTCGCCCGCGAGCTGCCGCCCGGCGCGTTCCACCTGGTGACCATGCGCCTCGTACTCGCCTTCCTGCCGGACAAGCGAGCCGTCGGGGAACGGGTGAGGCGGCTCCTCGCGCCCGGCGGGGCGTGGGTGGTGACGACCTCCCTGGCCGAGCGGCTGGTGCCGGAGCGGCGGGGGATCGGGGTCAGTGCGGAGGAGGTGGCCGAGTTCACGGAAGGGTGGGGCGAGGGCGCCTGGTACGACCTGGGGGTCGGCGGGGTTCGGTGCTTCGTGTTGCGGGCGGGGTGA
- a CDS encoding winged helix DNA-binding domain-containing protein, with translation MTVLSPRALNRATLARQLLLRRSDTGVRDAVAHLVGLQAQNVRPPYHSLAARLDGFTPDALARLMTGRDAVRMVTLRSTIHLHTAEDCLGLGPFAQLARERELKVFRKGLTGVDLDRVAARARALVEEEPRTPKEVREALAAEWPDADPQALGIAARCLLPLVQVTPRGVWGRSGQVALTTAGHWLGRTAPAYDVDDIVLRYLAAFGPASVKDAQTWAGVTRLRPVFERLRPRLLTFRDERGTELFDVPDAPRPDPATPAPPRLLPEYDNLLLSHADRTRVIPAEYWGRTWVGNMAFPTFLVDGFLAGVWKLADGVLTVQPFGRLTGVEREALEEEAARTMGTLYPGEGYELRFGTLVP, from the coding sequence ATGACGGTCCTCTCCCCCCGCGCCCTCAACCGCGCCACCCTCGCCCGGCAACTCCTCCTGCGCCGGTCGGACACCGGGGTGCGGGACGCCGTGGCCCACCTCGTCGGGCTCCAGGCGCAGAACGTCAGGCCGCCCTACCACTCCCTCGCCGCCCGCCTCGACGGGTTCACGCCGGACGCCCTCGCCCGGCTCATGACCGGCCGGGACGCCGTCCGCATGGTCACCCTGCGCTCCACGATCCACCTGCACACCGCCGAGGACTGCCTCGGACTCGGGCCGTTCGCCCAGCTCGCGCGCGAGCGTGAGCTGAAGGTGTTCCGCAAAGGGCTCACCGGCGTCGACCTCGACCGGGTCGCCGCGCGCGCCCGCGCCCTGGTCGAGGAGGAGCCCCGCACCCCGAAGGAGGTGCGGGAAGCCCTCGCCGCCGAGTGGCCCGACGCCGACCCCCAGGCCCTCGGCATCGCCGCCCGCTGCCTGCTCCCGCTGGTGCAGGTGACACCGCGCGGCGTGTGGGGCCGGAGCGGACAGGTCGCGCTGACGACGGCCGGCCACTGGCTGGGGCGGACCGCGCCCGCGTACGACGTCGACGACATCGTCCTGCGCTACCTCGCCGCCTTCGGCCCCGCCTCCGTCAAGGACGCGCAGACCTGGGCCGGCGTGACCCGGCTGCGTCCGGTGTTCGAGCGGCTGCGCCCGAGGCTGCTGACGTTCCGCGACGAGCGGGGCACCGAACTCTTCGACGTCCCCGACGCGCCCCGCCCCGACCCCGCGACCCCGGCCCCGCCCCGCCTCCTGCCCGAGTACGACAACCTGCTCCTGTCCCACGCGGACCGCACCCGGGTGATCCCGGCGGAGTACTGGGGCCGGACGTGGGTCGGGAACATGGCCTTCCCGACGTTCCTGGTGGACGGGTTCCTCGCGGGCGTGTGGAAACTCGCGGACGGCGTCCTCACCGTCCAGCCCTTCGGCCGGCTCACGGGGGTTGAGCGGGAGGCGCTGGAGGAGGAGGCGGCCCGGACGATGGGGACGCTGTATCCCGGGGAGGGGTACGAGCTGAGGTTCGGGACGCTGGTGCCGTGA
- a CDS encoding Dyp-type peroxidase, whose amino-acid sequence MTEMTEHHLPSAPARRTLLTATAAGLAGVTATACTRFPPPAPRTAPPTPPRRQRIPTPHQPATLVLALDLAPHLTGPAALKALTQTLTRWTPLLLHPQEPALTAALGFGPTLPPRLARTPPALLRDLPPFPGDRLTRTSTDLLLHLAAPTRQTLTAKTTALLTAAAGTLRPRWRQHGFLPPTEPGQTPRNLLGFKDGTENPTPEECERWIWTDDATYLVVRRVHLKVKEFTSLPLTTQEQTIGRHKTTGAPLGRRHEHDDVDVFAKTPEGRYTTPLHSHVRAASPRLDGGARMLRRGCAYDNGPADRGLLFLAYMRDPALFTRVQERLATTDDLHPYAEHRASALAYLPPAPAPGEFLGERFLRG is encoded by the coding sequence ATGACTGAGATGACCGAACACCACCTGCCCTCAGCCCCCGCCCGCCGCACCCTCCTGACCGCCACCGCGGCGGGCCTGGCCGGCGTCACGGCGACCGCCTGCACGAGGTTCCCGCCCCCGGCACCGCGCACGGCACCCCCCACCCCGCCCCGCAGACAGCGCATCCCCACCCCCCACCAGCCCGCGACCCTGGTCCTCGCCCTGGACCTGGCCCCCCACCTGACGGGACCGGCGGCGCTGAAGGCCCTCACCCAGACCCTGACCCGCTGGACCCCCCTCCTCCTGCACCCCCAGGAGCCCGCCCTCACCGCGGCCCTCGGCTTCGGCCCCACCCTCCCCCCGCGCCTGGCCCGCACACCCCCCGCCCTCCTGCGCGACCTCCCCCCGTTCCCCGGCGACCGGCTCACCCGCACCAGCACGGACCTCCTCCTCCACCTGGCCGCCCCCACCCGGCAGACCCTCACCGCGAAGACGACCGCACTCCTCACCGCGGCGGCCGGCACCCTCCGCCCCCGCTGGCGCCAGCACGGCTTCCTCCCCCCGACCGAACCGGGCCAGACCCCCCGCAACCTCCTGGGCTTCAAGGACGGCACCGAGAACCCGACCCCCGAGGAGTGCGAACGCTGGATCTGGACGGACGACGCGACCTACCTCGTCGTCCGCCGCGTCCACCTCAAGGTGAAGGAATTCACCAGCCTCCCCCTGACCACCCAGGAACAGACGATCGGCCGCCACAAGACGACCGGCGCCCCCCTCGGCCGCCGCCACGAACACGACGACGTCGACGTCTTCGCCAAGACCCCCGAGGGCCGCTACACCACCCCCCTCCACTCCCACGTCCGCGCCGCCAGCCCCCGCCTCGACGGCGGCGCCCGCATGCTCCGCCGGGGCTGCGCCTACGACAACGGCCCCGCCGACCGGGGCCTCCTCTTCCTCGCCTACATGCGCGACCCCGCCCTCTTCACCCGCGTCCAGGAACGCCTCGCCACCACCGACGACCTCCACCCCTACGCCGAACACCGCGCCTCGGCCCTCGCCTACCTCCCCCCGGCCCCGGCGCCGGGCGAATTCCTCGGCGAACGGTTCCTGCGCGGCTGA
- a CDS encoding sensor histidine kinase produces MTTGPGIRERPRLPESLADDPDQKVIIPIINRLGAWRTADLAHPWVRRCAVPALCALLGVPSIVNPANDAPWWIHVLLMTAFCVPLLWRESRPATVFAFTTGVSALSQALVVFNGADAARAVALYSVGRHGTPRQLVVAVSVTMLQLLAWAAVFWTSGQLEYVSRPEVAALLAMAAMAAFAGLGLAGRLVNTVIAALQKERDQQAQLAAAAERARVAREMHDILGHTLAVIVGLADGAAALAATRPERGAETLRIIGESGRDALGELRRLLAVVDVDGAPRGEAPLAPQPGARDLDALLDRVRAAGPSARLRTEGQLDALSPGLQLAVYRIVQEALTNTLKHAAPDTDVSVTVTAGADAVLVAVEDTGPSLAGASRGRAGQGLVGMRERAALYQGEVTAGPNSRGGWAVRARLLPTTTHPENHHP; encoded by the coding sequence GTGACCACAGGGCCCGGCATCCGTGAGCGGCCCCGGCTGCCCGAGTCGCTGGCCGACGACCCGGACCAGAAGGTGATCATCCCGATCATCAACCGGCTCGGGGCGTGGCGGACGGCGGACCTGGCGCACCCGTGGGTGCGGCGGTGCGCGGTGCCCGCGTTGTGCGCGCTGCTGGGGGTGCCGTCGATCGTGAACCCGGCGAACGACGCGCCCTGGTGGATCCACGTGCTCCTGATGACGGCGTTCTGCGTCCCGCTGCTGTGGCGGGAGAGCCGGCCCGCGACGGTGTTCGCGTTCACCACCGGGGTGTCGGCGCTCTCGCAGGCGCTCGTGGTGTTCAACGGCGCGGACGCCGCGCGGGCCGTCGCCCTCTACAGCGTCGGCCGGCACGGCACACCCCGGCAACTGGTCGTCGCGGTGAGCGTGACGATGCTCCAACTCCTCGCGTGGGCCGCTGTGTTCTGGACGTCCGGGCAGCTGGAGTACGTGTCACGGCCCGAGGTGGCGGCGCTCCTGGCGATGGCGGCGATGGCCGCGTTCGCCGGTCTCGGGCTCGCCGGGCGGCTCGTCAACACCGTGATCGCCGCCCTGCAGAAGGAGCGCGACCAGCAGGCGCAGCTCGCCGCCGCCGCCGAACGGGCCCGGGTGGCGCGGGAGATGCACGACATCCTCGGCCACACCCTCGCCGTCATCGTCGGCCTCGCGGACGGCGCCGCCGCGCTCGCCGCGACCAGGCCCGAGCGGGGTGCCGAGACATTACGGATCATCGGCGAGAGCGGGCGCGACGCGCTCGGCGAGCTGCGGCGGCTGCTCGCCGTCGTCGACGTGGACGGCGCACCGCGCGGCGAGGCGCCGCTCGCGCCGCAGCCGGGGGCACGCGATCTGGACGCCCTGCTGGACCGGGTCCGGGCCGCCGGGCCCAGTGCCCGGCTGCGCACCGAGGGTCAACTGGACGCGCTGTCACCGGGGTTGCAGCTCGCCGTCTACCGCATCGTGCAGGAAGCGCTCACCAACACGCTCAAGCACGCGGCGCCGGACACGGACGTCTCCGTCACCGTCACGGCCGGTGCGGACGCCGTTCTCGTCGCCGTCGAGGACACCGGGCCGTCGCTGGCCGGGGCGTCGCGCGGGCGGGCCGGACAGGGGCTCGTCGGGATGCGGGAGCGTGCCGCCCTCTACCAGGGCGAGGTCACCGCGGGGCCCAACTCCCGTGGTGGCTGGGCCGTTCGGGCCCGGCTGCTGCCCACCACCACTCACCCGGAGAACCACCACCCATGA
- a CDS encoding magnesium and cobalt transport protein CorA, with product MPERRRAAKFPRRPVWRRTPPPPPRPDPPRPAHRAAPEPPAPAETGSVVEAALYRDGVRISSPASLADTYRELREQAGSLAWIGLARPTEAELHSLATEFGLHPLAVEDAKEAHQRPKLERYGDTLFVVLRAARYLDAPEEIDFGELHVFLGPDFVLTVRHADAPDLSAVRRRMEETPELLRLGTEAVLYAILDAVVDGYAPVVSGVQNDIDEIETEVFRGDPEVSRRIYELSREMVEFQRATRPLVGMLHGLMAGFSKYGTDDELQRYLRDVADHVTHTSERVDGFRQALTEILTVNATLVTQQQNAEMRALAEAGFEQNEEVKKISSWAAILFAPTLVGTIYGMNFTHMPELDWPLGYPFALALMGVVCVSLYVVFKRRDWL from the coding sequence ATGCCCGAGCGACGCCGCGCCGCGAAGTTCCCCCGCAGACCGGTCTGGCGCCGCACCCCGCCGCCGCCCCCTCGGCCGGACCCGCCCCGCCCCGCGCACCGCGCCGCGCCCGAGCCGCCCGCCCCGGCGGAGACCGGCAGCGTCGTCGAGGCGGCCCTGTACCGCGACGGCGTCCGCATCTCCTCGCCCGCGAGCCTCGCCGACACCTACCGTGAACTCCGCGAGCAGGCGGGCAGCCTGGCGTGGATCGGCCTCGCGCGGCCGACCGAGGCCGAACTGCACTCCCTGGCCACGGAGTTCGGGCTGCACCCGCTCGCCGTCGAGGACGCGAAGGAGGCCCACCAGCGGCCCAAGCTGGAGCGCTACGGCGACACCCTCTTCGTCGTGCTGCGCGCGGCGCGCTATCTGGACGCCCCCGAGGAGATCGACTTCGGCGAGCTGCACGTCTTCCTCGGCCCCGACTTCGTCCTCACGGTCCGGCACGCCGACGCCCCCGACCTGTCCGCCGTGCGCCGGCGCATGGAGGAGACCCCGGAGCTGCTGCGGCTTGGCACCGAGGCCGTCCTGTACGCGATCCTGGACGCCGTCGTCGACGGGTACGCGCCCGTCGTCTCCGGTGTCCAGAACGACATCGACGAGATCGAGACGGAGGTCTTCCGCGGCGACCCCGAGGTGTCCCGGCGCATCTACGAACTCTCCCGCGAGATGGTCGAGTTCCAGCGCGCCACCCGTCCGCTGGTCGGGATGCTGCACGGCCTGATGGCCGGCTTCTCCAAGTACGGCACGGACGACGAACTCCAGCGCTACCTGCGCGACGTCGCCGACCACGTCACGCACACCAGCGAACGCGTCGACGGTTTCCGCCAGGCCCTCACGGAGATCCTGACCGTCAACGCGACCCTGGTGACCCAGCAGCAGAACGCCGAGATGCGGGCGCTCGCCGAGGCGGGCTTCGAACAGAACGAGGAGGTCAAGAAGATCTCCTCGTGGGCCGCGATCCTCTTCGCCCCGACCCTCGTCGGCACCATCTACGGCATGAACTTCACCCACATGCCCGAACTCGACTGGCCGCTCGGCTACCCCTTCGCCCTCGCCCTCATGGGCGTCGTCTGCGTGAGCCTGTACGTCGTCTTCAAACGCCGGGACTGGCTCTGA
- a CDS encoding MMPL family transporter — protein sequence MATFLYRLGRLAFRRGRLFLTAWIVVLLAVGAGALGASGKTTDDFTLPGTQSQAAIDLLGKEFPQASASGATARVVFEAPAGQRLTSAAHRAEIASLVAELKKAPQVSNVSEPFAADQVSRDGTIAYAQVTYTAPKADLSKAASRALDDVAAAGEKAGLKVSLGGNAVQEKAASKAAELIGLVVAALALVVTFGSLIAAGLPLLTAVFGVGVAILCITLATAFVDMASASSTLALMLGLAVAIDYALFIVSRYRSELRDGREPEEAAGRALGTAGSAVVFAGLTVIIALAGLSVIGIKMLTSMGLAAAFAVAVAVLIALTLLPAVLGFAGTRIMKGKLTSARHRAEERGEREAMGVRWGRFVTRNPVKMLVVSVLGLLVLALPMKDLRLTLPDDSMASPGTTQRTSYDTLSKGFGPGFNGPLTVVVDARGSDDPKRAAADAFTLLQGLDDVVSVRPAAFNQAGDVALLGAVPKSSPSSAATKELVGDIREHSAELKRETGAVLMVTGTTAVNIDVSQKLGDAMVPYLAIVVGLALILLLLVFRSVLVPLKAAAGFLLSVVATLGVLVAVFQWGWLKDLFGVEQTAPIVSILPILLIGVVFGLAMDYEVFLVTRMREEYVHGAEPVEAVVAGFRHGARVVTAAAVIMISVFAGFLLDDTALVKSIGLGLASAVLFDAFVVRMTIVPAVMALIGRRAWALPGWLDRVLPNVDVEGEKLRHVLDERPEPVPARQG from the coding sequence GTGGCCACGTTCCTCTACCGCCTGGGCCGGCTGGCGTTCCGGCGCGGACGGCTGTTCCTGACGGCGTGGATCGTCGTCCTCCTGGCGGTCGGGGCGGGCGCGCTGGGCGCGTCCGGGAAGACGACGGACGACTTCACGCTGCCGGGCACACAGTCGCAGGCGGCGATCGACCTGCTGGGGAAGGAGTTCCCGCAGGCGTCGGCATCGGGCGCGACCGCGCGCGTCGTGTTCGAGGCGCCGGCCGGGCAGCGGCTCACCTCGGCGGCGCACCGGGCCGAGATCGCCTCCCTGGTCGCCGAGTTGAAGAAGGCCCCGCAGGTCTCGAACGTGTCGGAGCCGTTCGCGGCGGACCAGGTCAGCCGCGACGGCACGATCGCGTACGCGCAGGTGACGTACACCGCGCCCAAGGCCGACCTGTCGAAGGCGGCCTCGCGGGCGCTGGACGACGTGGCCGCCGCGGGCGAGAAAGCGGGCCTGAAGGTCAGCCTGGGCGGCAACGCCGTGCAGGAGAAGGCGGCGAGCAAGGCGGCGGAGCTGATCGGGCTGGTCGTCGCCGCGCTGGCCCTGGTCGTCACGTTCGGCTCGCTGATCGCCGCCGGACTCCCGCTGCTGACGGCCGTGTTCGGGGTCGGCGTGGCCATCCTGTGCATCACGCTGGCGACCGCGTTCGTCGACATGGCGTCCGCGTCGTCGACACTCGCGCTGATGCTGGGCCTGGCCGTGGCGATCGACTACGCGCTGTTCATCGTCTCCCGGTACCGCAGCGAGCTGCGGGACGGGCGCGAGCCGGAGGAGGCGGCCGGGCGGGCGCTGGGGACGGCCGGGTCGGCGGTCGTCTTCGCCGGGCTGACGGTGATCATCGCGCTGGCCGGGCTGAGCGTGATCGGCATCAAGATGCTGACCAGCATGGGGCTGGCCGCCGCGTTCGCCGTCGCCGTCGCCGTCCTGATCGCGCTGACGCTGCTGCCGGCGGTGCTGGGGTTCGCCGGGACGCGGATCATGAAGGGGAAGCTGACCAGCGCGCGGCACCGGGCGGAGGAGCGCGGTGAGCGGGAGGCGATGGGCGTGCGCTGGGGACGGTTCGTGACCCGTAACCCGGTGAAGATGCTGGTCGTCTCGGTGCTGGGCCTGCTGGTGCTGGCGCTCCCGATGAAGGACCTGCGGCTGACGCTGCCCGACGACAGCATGGCCTCGCCGGGCACGACGCAGCGGACCTCGTACGACACGCTCAGCAAGGGGTTCGGTCCCGGTTTCAACGGGCCGCTGACCGTCGTCGTCGACGCGCGCGGCAGTGACGACCCGAAGCGGGCGGCGGCGGACGCGTTCACCCTGCTCCAGGGGCTCGACGACGTCGTCAGCGTGCGCCCGGCCGCCTTCAACCAGGCCGGTGACGTCGCCCTGCTCGGCGCGGTCCCGAAGTCCTCGCCGAGCAGTGCGGCGACGAAGGAGCTGGTGGGCGACATCCGCGAGCACAGCGCCGAGCTGAAGCGGGAGACCGGTGCGGTGCTGATGGTGACCGGTACGACGGCCGTGAACATCGACGTGTCGCAGAAGCTGGGCGACGCGATGGTGCCGTACCTCGCGATCGTCGTCGGGCTCGCGCTGATCCTCCTGCTGCTGGTGTTCCGCTCGGTGCTGGTCCCGCTGAAGGCGGCGGCCGGGTTCCTGCTGAGCGTCGTCGCGACGCTGGGCGTGCTGGTCGCCGTGTTCCAGTGGGGGTGGCTGAAGGACCTGTTCGGCGTCGAGCAGACCGCGCCGATCGTGAGCATCCTGCCGATCCTGCTGATCGGCGTGGTGTTCGGGCTCGCGATGGACTACGAGGTGTTCCTCGTGACGCGGATGCGGGAGGAGTACGTGCACGGGGCGGAGCCGGTGGAGGCGGTCGTCGCGGGGTTCCGGCACGGGGCGCGGGTGGTCACGGCCGCCGCGGTCATCATGATCTCCGTGTTCGCCGGGTTCCTCCTCGACGACACCGCGCTGGTGAAGTCCATCGGTCTCGGCCTCGCCTCCGCTGTCCTGTTCGACGCGTTCGTCGTGCGGATGACGATCGTCCCGGCGGTGATGGCGCTGATCGGCCGCAGGGCGTGGGCGCTGCCGGGGTGGCTCGACCGGGTGCTGCCGAACGTGGACGTCGAGGGCGAGAAGCTGCGGCACGTCCTCGACGAGCGGCCCGAGCCGGTGCCCGCACGGCAGGGCTGA
- a CDS encoding PaaI family thioesterase, giving the protein MGRSRTYEWGDPAITAAAVGKGSGLDFLRSIQAGTVPAAPISATLDFRLDEVEEGRVVFSLVPGEEHYNPIGSVHGGVYATLLDSAAGCAVQSVLPPATGYTSLDLNVKFLRRITTETGRVRAIGTVLHAGRTTALAEAVLLDEADRKLAHATSSCLVFPLTT; this is encoded by the coding sequence ATGGGACGCAGCAGAACGTACGAATGGGGAGACCCGGCGATCACGGCGGCCGCCGTCGGCAAGGGCAGCGGGCTCGACTTCCTCCGGAGCATCCAGGCCGGCACCGTTCCCGCCGCCCCGATATCCGCCACCCTCGACTTCCGGCTGGACGAGGTCGAGGAGGGCCGGGTCGTCTTCTCACTGGTCCCGGGGGAGGAGCACTACAACCCGATCGGCAGCGTGCACGGGGGCGTGTACGCGACGCTCCTCGACTCGGCGGCCGGCTGCGCGGTGCAGTCGGTACTCCCGCCGGCGACGGGCTACACCTCGCTGGACCTGAACGTGAAGTTCCTGCGGCGGATCACGACGGAGACGGGCCGGGTACGGGCGATCGGCACCGTGCTGCACGCGGGCCGGACGACGGCACTCGCCGAGGCCGTCCTGCTGGACGAGGCCGACCGCAAACTCGCCCACGCGACGAGCAGTTGCCTGGTGTTCCCGCTCACCACCTGA
- a CDS encoding response regulator, with amino-acid sequence MTTVLIVDDQALQRLGFRMLLEAQPDLSVAGEASGGSEAVRLTAELRPDVVLMDVRMPGMDGIEATRRIVGSGGRSRVLVLTTFDLDEYAYDALRAGASGFFLKDVRPEELVVGIRAVAAGDSVISPGLTRKLIDAFTTRMPRVGAGEDRRLGELTEREREVLTAVASGWTNGEIAERLHLAESTVKSHVSRVMAKIGARDRVQAVIFAYDVGLVRPA; translated from the coding sequence ATGACCACCGTGCTCATCGTCGACGACCAGGCCCTCCAACGCCTCGGTTTCCGCATGCTGTTGGAGGCGCAGCCCGATCTCAGCGTCGCCGGCGAGGCGTCCGGCGGCAGCGAGGCCGTCCGCCTCACGGCCGAACTGCGGCCCGACGTCGTCCTCATGGACGTCCGGATGCCCGGCATGGACGGCATCGAGGCGACCCGCCGCATCGTCGGGTCCGGGGGGCGGTCCCGGGTGCTGGTGCTGACCACCTTCGACCTCGACGAGTACGCGTACGACGCGTTGCGCGCCGGGGCCAGCGGGTTCTTCCTCAAGGACGTGCGGCCCGAGGAACTGGTCGTCGGGATCCGGGCCGTCGCCGCCGGGGACTCCGTCATCTCCCCCGGCCTGACCCGCAAGCTGATCGACGCGTTCACCACGCGGATGCCGCGGGTCGGGGCCGGGGAGGACCGCCGGCTCGGTGAACTCACCGAGCGGGAGCGGGAGGTGCTGACCGCCGTCGCCTCCGGCTGGACCAACGGGGAGATCGCCGAGCGGCTGCACCTCGCGGAATCGACCGTGAAGTCGCATGTCAGTCGGGTGATGGCGAAGATCGGGGCGAGGGATCGGGTGCAGGCGGTGATTTTTGCGTATGACGTGGGGTTGGTGCGGCCGGCGTGA
- a CDS encoding SRPBCC family protein has product MVTFELHRTVPLPPEEAWNRLTAWHRHGDVVPLTRVTVLTPAPTTEGTVFVARTGLGPLSFDDRMEVTLWHPPSPTTPGLCRLEKRGRVVLGRAEIEVGTGPGGRAHVVWREELAVRFLPNAFDPALRTAARSIFGRAINRLLRGV; this is encoded by the coding sequence GTGGTCACCTTCGAGCTCCACCGCACGGTTCCGCTGCCGCCCGAGGAAGCCTGGAACCGGCTCACCGCCTGGCACCGGCACGGGGACGTCGTCCCCCTCACCCGGGTCACCGTCCTCACCCCCGCCCCCACCACCGAGGGCACGGTCTTCGTCGCCCGCACCGGCCTCGGCCCCCTCTCCTTCGACGACCGCATGGAGGTGACCCTCTGGCACCCCCCGTCCCCCACCACCCCCGGCCTCTGCCGCCTGGAAAAACGCGGTCGCGTCGTCCTCGGCCGGGCCGAGATCGAGGTGGGAACAGGCCCCGGCGGTCGCGCCCACGTCGTGTGGCGGGAGGAACTGGCGGTGCGCTTCCTGCCGAACGCCTTCGATCCAGCATTGCGGACGGCGGCCCGCTCCATCTTCGGCCGAGCGATCAACCGACTGTTGCGGGGGGTGTGA